A single region of the Pseudomonas sp. GGS8 genome encodes:
- a CDS encoding alpha-1,4-glucan--maltose-1-phosphate maltosyltransferase — protein sequence MTAEKPTELSYNPHIPLSQALLLPRIVIENTMPTLDGGQFAVKAVVDQDVVVTSKVFADGHDQLAVRIRWRAEGDDTWQSEVMAELGNNGWQGQFRVKKQGRHVFCIEAWIDQYASFCYELKKKHGACMSVSLELQEGRTHVQQAAERSEGQLSEELAALHHELSGLLETEQVALFLHQRSADLMARADHRPFLSLSPECPVDVERELAQFASWYELFPRSITDDPARHGTFNDVHTRLAMIQDMGFDVLYFTPIHPIGRSFRKGPNNSLTAGPDDPGSPYAIGSEEGGHEAIHSELGSREDFRRLVAAAAEHGLEVALDFAIQCSQDHPWLKQHPGWFNWRPDGTIKYAENPPKKYQDIVNVDFYAVEAVPSLWIELRDIVVGWVEEGVKLFRVDNPHTKPLPFWQWLIADVRALYPEVIFLAEAFTTPAMMARLGKVGYSQSYTYFTWRNTKTELATYFTELNESPWRECYRPNFFVNTPDINPAFLHESGRAGFLIRAALATMGSGLWGMYSGFELCEAAPVPGKEEYLNSEKYEIRPRDFTAPGNIIAEIAQLNRIRRQNPALHTHLGLKVYNAWNDNILYFGKRSVDGSNFILVAVSLDPHNAQEANFELPLWEMGLPDDASTQGEDLMSGHRWTWHGKYQFMRFEPWHLPFGIWRITAS from the coding sequence ATGACTGCAGAGAAACCCACAGAACTGAGCTACAACCCGCATATCCCGCTGTCCCAGGCGTTACTGCTGCCGCGGATCGTGATCGAAAACACCATGCCGACCCTCGATGGCGGGCAATTCGCCGTTAAAGCCGTGGTCGATCAGGACGTGGTGGTGACCAGCAAAGTGTTTGCCGACGGTCACGACCAACTGGCCGTGCGCATCCGCTGGCGCGCCGAAGGCGACGACACCTGGCAGAGCGAGGTGATGGCCGAGCTGGGCAATAACGGCTGGCAGGGCCAGTTCCGCGTCAAGAAGCAGGGCCGCCATGTGTTCTGTATCGAAGCCTGGATCGATCAGTACGCCAGTTTTTGTTACGAACTGAAAAAAAAGCACGGGGCGTGCATGTCGGTCAGCCTGGAGTTGCAGGAAGGGCGTACGCACGTTCAGCAGGCAGCGGAACGCAGCGAAGGCCAACTGAGCGAAGAACTGGCGGCGTTGCACCATGAGCTGTCCGGTCTGCTCGAAACCGAGCAGGTCGCTTTGTTTCTGCACCAACGCAGCGCGGACTTGATGGCCCGGGCCGACCATCGTCCGTTCCTCAGCCTGAGTCCTGAATGCCCGGTGGACGTGGAGCGGGAGTTGGCGCAGTTCGCCAGTTGGTATGAATTGTTCCCGCGCTCGATCACCGATGACCCGGCCCGCCACGGCACCTTCAACGATGTGCATACGCGGCTGGCGATGATCCAGGACATGGGCTTTGACGTGCTGTACTTCACGCCGATCCATCCGATCGGCCGCAGCTTCCGCAAAGGCCCGAACAACTCGCTGACCGCCGGCCCCGACGATCCGGGCAGCCCTTATGCCATTGGCAGCGAAGAAGGCGGGCATGAGGCGATTCACTCAGAACTGGGCAGTCGCGAAGACTTTCGCCGGCTTGTCGCGGCGGCGGCCGAGCATGGGCTGGAAGTGGCCCTCGACTTTGCGATTCAGTGTTCCCAGGATCACCCGTGGCTCAAACAGCATCCGGGATGGTTCAACTGGCGGCCGGACGGCACGATCAAATACGCCGAGAACCCGCCGAAGAAGTACCAGGACATCGTCAACGTCGACTTCTATGCCGTGGAAGCGGTCCCCAGTCTGTGGATCGAGTTGCGAGACATCGTGGTGGGCTGGGTCGAGGAGGGCGTGAAGCTGTTTCGTGTCGATAACCCTCACACCAAACCGTTGCCGTTCTGGCAGTGGCTGATCGCCGATGTGCGGGCGCTGTACCCCGAAGTGATTTTCCTCGCCGAAGCCTTTACCACGCCGGCGATGATGGCGCGTCTGGGCAAGGTCGGTTACTCCCAGAGCTACACCTATTTCACCTGGCGCAACACCAAGACCGAGCTGGCGACTTATTTCACCGAACTCAACGAATCGCCGTGGCGTGAATGCTACCGGCCGAATTTTTTCGTCAATACACCGGACATCAACCCGGCGTTCCTGCATGAATCCGGGCGCGCGGGTTTTCTGATCCGGGCCGCGCTGGCGACCATGGGCTCTGGCCTGTGGGGCATGTATTCAGGTTTTGAACTGTGTGAAGCGGCACCGGTGCCGGGCAAGGAGGAATACCTCAATTCCGAGAAGTACGAGATCCGCCCACGGGACTTCACCGCGCCGGGCAACATCATTGCCGAAATCGCCCAGCTCAACCGTATTCGCCGGCAGAACCCGGCGCTGCACACGCACCTGGGCCTGAAGGTCTACAACGCCTGGAACGACAACATTCTGTACTTCGGCAAACGCAGCGTGGATGGCAGCAATTTCATTCTGGTGGCCGTCAGCCTCGATCCGCATAACGCCCAGGAAGCGAATTTTGAATTGCCGCTGTGGGAAATGGGCCTGCCCGACGATGCCAGCACCCAGGGCGAAGACTTGATGAGCGGCCATCGCTGGACCTGGCATGGCAAGTACCAGTTCATGCGGTTCGAACCCTGGCATCTACCGTTCGGGATTTGGCGGATCACCGCTTCTTGA
- the glgB gene encoding 1,4-alpha-glucan branching protein GlgB yields MSFSNKEQGQVKEALLPRARDIDALVRAEHQDPFAILGPHSDGAGGQFIRAYLPDALSVQVLAKDSGDELGHLEASQTPGLFVGHFDWAQPYLLRTCWAGGEQLAEDPYSFGPLLGEMDLYLFAEGNHRDLSSCLGAQLKTVDGVDGVRFAVWAPNAKRVSVVGDFNNWDGRRHPMRLRHPTGVWELFIPRLQAGEAYKYEILGAHGILPLKADPMALATTLPPDTASKVASPLKVDWQDQDWMLSRGERQRTSAPLSIYELHAGSWQCELDDLGEVARQYTWPELAERLIPYVKELGFTHIELMPIMEHPFGGSWGYQLLSQFAPSARYGSPDDFAAFINACHQAEIGVILDWVPAHFPTDTHGLAQFDGTALYEYGNPMEGFHQDWDTLIYNLGRTEVHGYMLASALHWLKHFHVDGLRVDAVASMLYRDYSRKAGEWVPNRHGGRENLEAIDFLRHLNDVVALEAPGALVIAEESTAWPGVSQSTQQGGLGFAYKWNMGWMHDSLHYIQQDPVYRAHHHNELSFGLVYAWSERFILPISHDEVVHGKHSLIDKMPGDRWQKFANLRAYLSFMWTHPGKKLLFMGCEFGQWREWNHDQQLDWYLLQYPEHQGVRKLVGDLNRLYREEPALHDQDDVPQGFQWLIGDDAINSVYAWLRWSKEGRPVLVVANFTPVPRQSYRIGVPFAGRWVELINSDADTYAGSNYGNGGGVFTEEEPSHGQALSLVLNLPPLAVLILRPEG; encoded by the coding sequence ATGAGTTTCTCGAACAAGGAACAGGGGCAGGTTAAAGAGGCACTGCTGCCCAGGGCGCGGGACATCGACGCATTGGTACGCGCCGAACATCAGGATCCTTTTGCAATTCTCGGCCCGCACAGCGATGGCGCTGGCGGGCAATTCATTCGGGCTTATCTGCCGGATGCCTTGAGCGTGCAGGTGTTGGCCAAGGATTCCGGGGACGAGCTCGGCCATCTTGAGGCGAGCCAGACACCGGGGCTGTTTGTCGGCCACTTCGACTGGGCGCAACCCTATCTGCTGCGTACCTGTTGGGCCGGCGGCGAGCAACTCGCCGAAGACCCTTACAGCTTTGGTCCGTTGCTCGGCGAGATGGACTTGTACCTGTTTGCCGAAGGCAATCACCGTGATCTGAGCAGTTGTCTCGGCGCGCAGCTGAAGACGGTCGACGGTGTCGACGGCGTGCGGTTCGCCGTATGGGCGCCGAACGCCAAACGGGTGTCGGTGGTCGGCGACTTCAATAACTGGGACGGTCGCCGGCACCCGATGCGGCTGCGCCATCCTACCGGTGTCTGGGAGCTGTTCATCCCGCGCCTGCAAGCGGGGGAGGCCTACAAATACGAAATCCTCGGTGCCCACGGCATTCTGCCGCTCAAGGCCGACCCGATGGCCCTGGCCACCACGCTGCCGCCGGACACCGCATCAAAAGTCGCCTCACCGCTGAAAGTCGACTGGCAGGACCAGGACTGGATGCTGTCGCGGGGCGAACGTCAGCGAACCAGTGCGCCGCTGTCGATCTACGAGTTGCACGCCGGTTCCTGGCAATGCGAGCTGGATGACCTGGGCGAAGTCGCCCGTCAGTACACCTGGCCTGAGTTGGCCGAACGGCTGATTCCTTATGTGAAGGAGCTGGGTTTTACTCATATTGAATTGATGCCGATCATGGAGCATCCGTTCGGTGGCTCGTGGGGTTATCAACTGCTGTCGCAATTCGCCCCGAGCGCCCGTTACGGCTCGCCGGATGACTTCGCTGCTTTCATCAACGCCTGCCACCAGGCGGAAATCGGCGTGATCCTCGATTGGGTGCCGGCGCATTTCCCCACCGACACCCATGGCCTGGCGCAGTTCGACGGCACGGCGTTGTATGAATACGGCAACCCGATGGAGGGCTTTCACCAGGATTGGGACACGCTGATCTACAACCTGGGCCGCACCGAGGTGCATGGCTACATGCTGGCGTCGGCGCTGCACTGGCTTAAGCATTTCCATGTCGATGGGCTGCGGGTCGACGCAGTGGCGTCGATGCTGTATCGCGATTACTCGCGCAAGGCCGGCGAATGGGTGCCCAACCGTCATGGCGGTCGGGAAAACCTGGAAGCCATCGATTTTCTGCGCCATCTCAACGACGTAGTGGCTCTGGAAGCACCGGGTGCACTGGTGATTGCCGAAGAATCCACGGCGTGGCCGGGTGTCAGCCAGAGCACGCAACAGGGCGGGCTGGGGTTTGCCTATAAGTGGAACATGGGCTGGATGCACGATTCGCTGCATTACATTCAGCAGGATCCGGTGTACCGCGCCCATCATCACAACGAACTGAGTTTCGGCCTGGTGTATGCCTGGTCCGAGCGTTTCATCCTGCCGATTTCCCACGACGAAGTGGTGCACGGCAAGCATTCGCTGATCGACAAGATGCCCGGCGACCGTTGGCAGAAGTTTGCCAACCTGCGGGCTTACCTGAGTTTCATGTGGACCCATCCCGGCAAGAAGCTGTTGTTCATGGGCTGCGAATTCGGCCAGTGGCGCGAATGGAATCACGATCAGCAGCTGGACTGGTACTTGCTGCAATACCCGGAACACCAGGGGGTGCGCAAGCTGGTCGGCGACTTGAATCGGTTGTATCGCGAAGAGCCGGCGCTGCACGATCAGGACGATGTCCCGCAGGGCTTCCAGTGGTTGATCGGCGACGACGCGATCAACAGCGTCTACGCCTGGTTGCGCTGGAGCAAGGAGGGCAGGCCAGTGTTGGTGGTGGCCAACTTCACCCCGGTGCCGCGTCAGTCCTATCGTATCGGTGTGCCGTTTGCCGGGCGCTGGGTCGAGTTGATCAACAGTGATGCCGACACTTATGCCGGGTCCAATTACGGTAACGGTGGCGGGGTGTTCACCGAGGAAGAACCGAGCCATGGGCAGGCACTTTCACTGGTGTTGAATTTGCCGCCGCTGGCGGTGTTGATTCTGCGGCCGGAGGGTTGA
- the mapR gene encoding GntR family transcriptional regulator MpaR (MapR regulates genes involved in Pseudomonas quinolone signal (PQS) production and anthranilate metabolism) encodes MKRYEKFAEDIAELIHSGVLGPGHRVPSVRYASQTYGVSPSTVFQAYYLLERRGLIRARPRSGYFVNAHAPSPFSEPVISSQVNESTEVDVSELVFSVLDSIKDPTTVPFGSAFPSPTLFPLQRLSRSLSSAAREMDPRMVVTDMSPGNPQLRRQIALRYMVGGLMLPMEELLITNGALEALNLCLQAVTEPGDLVAIEAPAFYASLQVLERLKLKAVEIPVHPRDGIDLGVLAQTLERHPIKACWCMTSFQNPMGATMPEAKKQKLVELLRRHQVPLIEDDVYAELYYGQQAPKPAKAFDTEGLVMHCGSFAKSLAPGYRIGWVAAGRYAQKIERLKLMTSLCASMPAQAAIADYLQHGGYDRHLRKLRYALEEQQSAMLAAIARYFPAQTRVSQPAGGYFLWLELPPRMDSLKLFQMALAQGISIAPGPIFSPTQRFRNCIRLNYGSPWTEDSEKAMETLGRIVRSF; translated from the coding sequence ATGAAACGCTACGAAAAATTCGCCGAAGACATCGCTGAACTGATCCACTCCGGCGTCCTGGGCCCCGGCCATCGGGTGCCGTCGGTGCGCTACGCCAGCCAGACTTACGGCGTCAGCCCGTCCACGGTGTTCCAGGCCTATTACCTGCTCGAACGTCGAGGCCTGATCCGCGCCCGGCCGCGTTCCGGCTACTTCGTCAACGCCCATGCACCGAGCCCGTTCTCGGAGCCGGTGATCAGCAGCCAGGTCAACGAGTCCACCGAAGTCGACGTCAGCGAACTGGTGTTCTCGGTGCTGGACTCGATCAAGGACCCGACCACCGTGCCCTTCGGCTCGGCCTTCCCCAGCCCCACGCTGTTCCCGCTGCAGCGGTTGTCCCGCTCGCTGTCCAGTGCCGCCCGGGAGATGGACCCGCGCATGGTGGTCACCGACATGTCGCCGGGCAACCCGCAACTGCGTCGGCAAATCGCCCTGCGCTACATGGTCGGCGGGCTGATGCTGCCGATGGAAGAACTGCTGATCACCAACGGCGCACTGGAAGCGCTGAACCTGTGCCTGCAAGCCGTCACCGAGCCTGGCGATCTGGTGGCCATCGAAGCCCCGGCGTTTTACGCCAGCCTGCAAGTGCTGGAACGGCTGAAGCTCAAAGCGGTGGAGATTCCCGTCCACCCGCGAGACGGCATTGACCTCGGCGTGCTCGCCCAAACCCTGGAGCGACACCCCATCAAGGCCTGCTGGTGCATGACCAGTTTCCAGAACCCCATGGGCGCGACCATGCCCGAGGCGAAGAAACAGAAACTGGTGGAGTTGTTGCGCAGGCATCAGGTGCCGCTGATCGAAGACGACGTCTACGCCGAGCTCTATTACGGCCAACAGGCGCCGAAACCGGCCAAGGCCTTCGACACTGAAGGGCTGGTGATGCACTGCGGTTCGTTTGCCAAGAGCCTGGCCCCCGGCTACCGCATCGGCTGGGTCGCCGCCGGGCGGTATGCGCAGAAAATCGAACGGCTGAAACTCATGACCTCGTTGTGCGCCTCGATGCCCGCCCAGGCTGCTATCGCCGATTACCTGCAACACGGCGGCTACGACCGACACCTGCGCAAGTTGCGTTACGCGCTGGAGGAACAGCAAAGCGCCATGCTCGCCGCCATCGCCCGCTACTTCCCGGCCCAGACCCGCGTCAGCCAACCGGCCGGCGGTTACTTCCTGTGGCTGGAACTGCCACCGCGGATGGATTCGTTGAAATTGTTCCAGATGGCACTGGCGCAGGGGATCAGCATTGCCCCGGGGCCGATTTTTTCACCGACCCAGCGGTTCAGGAATTGTATTCGGCTGAATTATGGCAGCCCGTGGACCGAGGATTCGGAGAAGGCGATGGAGACGTTGGGGCGGATTGTGCGGTCGTTCTGA
- the ccoG gene encoding cytochrome c oxidase accessory protein CcoG, translating to MSDRIPVRTVEPASFIKGNEPSRPKIKAKSSDNLIHTRSFTGLFRTLRMSGAGFLFLLFFGTVWLNWGGRQAVLWDLSESKFHIFGATFWPQDFILLSALLIIAAFGLFAITVFAGRVWCGYTCPQSSWTWIFMWCEKITEGERNQRIKLQAAPWGLNKLLRRSAKHTLWLAISLLTGLTFVGYFTPIRPLAEELLTLQIGGVSLFWVLFFTGATYINAGWLREAVCMHMCPYARFQSVMFDKDTLTISYDVARGENRGPRKREVKPAEVGLGDCIDCQLCVQVCPTGIDIRDGLQMECIGCAACIDACDSIMDKMGYARGLISYTSEHQLQGGKTHLLRPRLIGYTAVLLVMIGALALALMERPMVSLDVRKDRGLFRENSEGQIENIYSLKVINKTQQRQDYRLTLVEGDGFQLQGKTELSLAPGEIVDVPVSVAMTTERPASSSQTISFKIVDSDEPSVYSVAKSRFVAPMNR from the coding sequence ATGAGCGATAGAATCCCCGTCCGAACCGTTGAACCTGCCTCATTTATAAAAGGCAATGAGCCTTCGCGTCCAAAGATAAAGGCCAAGTCCAGCGATAACCTGATCCACACCCGCAGCTTCACCGGTTTGTTCCGCACCCTGCGCATGAGTGGCGCGGGGTTTCTGTTTCTGCTGTTCTTCGGCACGGTATGGCTGAACTGGGGCGGTCGCCAGGCGGTGCTCTGGGACCTGTCCGAAAGCAAATTCCACATCTTCGGCGCGACCTTCTGGCCCCAGGATTTCATTCTGCTATCGGCGCTGCTGATCATCGCTGCGTTCGGCCTGTTTGCGATCACCGTGTTCGCAGGCCGGGTCTGGTGCGGGTACACCTGCCCGCAGAGCTCCTGGACCTGGATCTTCATGTGGTGCGAGAAGATCACTGAAGGCGAGCGCAACCAGCGGATCAAGTTGCAAGCCGCGCCCTGGGGCCTGAACAAACTGCTCCGGCGTTCGGCCAAACACACGCTGTGGCTGGCGATCAGCCTGCTCACCGGCCTGACCTTCGTCGGCTACTTCACACCGATCCGGCCCCTGGCCGAAGAACTGCTGACCCTGCAAATCGGCGGTGTCAGCCTGTTCTGGGTGCTGTTTTTCACCGGCGCCACTTACATCAACGCCGGCTGGCTGCGTGAAGCCGTGTGCATGCACATGTGCCCGTATGCGCGGTTCCAGAGCGTGATGTTCGACAAGGACACCCTGACCATTTCCTACGACGTGGCCCGTGGCGAAAACCGTGGCCCGCGCAAGCGTGAGGTGAAACCTGCCGAGGTCGGGCTGGGTGATTGCATTGACTGCCAGTTGTGCGTGCAGGTCTGCCCGACCGGCATCGACATCCGCGATGGCTTGCAAATGGAATGCATCGGTTGCGCCGCGTGCATCGACGCCTGCGATTCGATCATGGACAAAATGGGCTATGCCCGCGGGCTGATCAGCTACACCTCGGAGCATCAATTGCAGGGTGGCAAGACCCACCTGCTGCGCCCGCGCTTGATCGGTTACACCGCCGTGCTGCTGGTGATGATCGGCGCCCTCGCCCTGGCGCTGATGGAGCGGCCGATGGTGTCGCTGGACGTGAGAAAGGACCGCGGCCTGTTCCGCGAGAACAGTGAAGGTCAGATCGAAAACATCTACAGCCTGAAGGTCATCAACAAGACCCAGCAACGCCAGGATTACCGTCTGACGCTGGTCGAGGGCGACGGTTTCCAATTGCAAGGCAAGACCGAACTGAGCCTGGCCCCTGGGGAGATTGTCGATGTACCGGTGTCGGTGGCGATGACCACCGAGCGGCCTGCCAGCAGCTCACAGACGATCAGTTTCAAGATTGTCGACAGCGATGAGCCGAGCGTCTATAGCGTGGCCAAGAGCCGGTTTGTCGCACCGATGAACCGTTGA
- the treS gene encoding maltose alpha-D-glucosyltransferase: MAKKPRSATFIKDPLWYKDAVIYQVHVKSFFDSNNDGIGDFPGLIAKLDYIADLGVNTIWLLPFYPSPRRDDGYDIAEYRGVHTDYGTLADAKRFISEAHKRGLRVITELVINHTSDQHPWFQRARKAKPGSAARDFYVWSDDDQKYDGTRIIFLDTEKSNWTWDPVAGQYFWHRFYSHQPDLNFDNPQVTKAVLSVMRYWLDMGIDGLRLDAIPYLIERDGTNNENLPETHDVLKQIRAEIDANYPDRMLLAEANQWPEDTQLYFGNTDASGQNGDECHMAFHFPLMPRMYMALAQEDRFPITDILRQTPEIPANCQWAIFLRNHDELTLEMVTDRERDYLWNYYAADRRARINLGIRRRLAPLMERDRRRVELLNSLLLSMPGTPTLYYGDEIGMGDNIYLGDRDGVRTPMQWSIDRNGGFSRADPASLVLPPIMDPQYGYLSVNVETQAGDPHSLLNWTRRMLAIRKQSKAFGRGTLKMLSPSNRRILAYTREFTGADGKHEIILCVANVSRSAQAAELDLSAYVGMVPVEMLGGNAFPPIGQLNFLLTLAPYGFYWFGLAAENQMPSWHVEPAQSLPDFTTLVLKQRMEELLEAPSRQSLEQGILPSWLQNRRWFAGKDGTIDSVNLAYGVRFGDPQHPVLVSEIDVTSAGQTSRYQLPFGFISEEQVGAALPQQLALARVRRGRQVGLITDAFSLDSFVHAVLQGLQASTVLPSDGGEIRFEPTDELVKLGLSAESEVRYLSAEQSNSSVVIGASLVLKLIRKVASGVHPELEMSAYLTHAGFKNISPLLGAVIRRDAAGEDTLLMIAQGYLSNQGDAWEWTQNNLERALRDELADAVSEQEQHYNALGELKDFAGMLGQRLGEMHQVLATPSANPDFAPHITSQKDALASAKDVAAQLEHALKLLKQHQTELSAADQALVSRLLDNKKPILSHIQELGKKAVGGLRIRVHGDLHLGQVLVIKGDAYLIDFEGEPARPLHERRGKHSPYKDVSGVLRSFDYAAAMAINVHNVDNTADAQAARQRVADRYLKEARQSFVDAYRLAAASLAHAWQDPEGEDAALALFGLEKAAYEVAYEAENRPTWLPVPLHGLYGLLSGLKPFSDLGGE; this comes from the coding sequence ATGGCGAAGAAACCCAGGTCAGCCACCTTCATCAAGGACCCGCTCTGGTACAAGGATGCAGTGATCTACCAGGTTCACGTTAAGTCTTTTTTCGACTCCAACAATGACGGGATCGGCGACTTTCCCGGCCTTATTGCCAAACTCGATTACATTGCCGATCTGGGCGTCAACACCATCTGGCTGTTGCCGTTCTACCCCTCGCCACGACGCGACGATGGCTACGACATCGCCGAATACCGTGGCGTGCACACCGATTACGGCACCTTGGCCGATGCCAAACGCTTCATTTCCGAAGCCCATAAACGCGGTCTGCGGGTGATCACCGAACTGGTCATCAACCACACTTCGGACCAGCACCCGTGGTTCCAGCGCGCGCGTAAGGCCAAGCCCGGCTCGGCGGCCCGTGACTTCTACGTCTGGTCTGATGACGATCAGAAATACGACGGCACCCGCATCATTTTTCTCGACACTGAAAAGTCCAACTGGACCTGGGACCCGGTGGCCGGTCAGTACTTCTGGCACCGTTTCTATTCCCACCAGCCGGACTTGAATTTCGACAACCCGCAAGTGACGAAAGCGGTGCTGTCGGTGATGCGTTACTGGCTCGACATGGGCATCGACGGCCTGCGGCTGGACGCGATCCCGTACCTGATCGAGCGCGACGGCACCAATAACGAAAACCTCCCCGAGACCCACGACGTCCTCAAGCAGATCCGCGCCGAGATCGACGCCAATTACCCCGACCGCATGCTGCTGGCCGAAGCCAATCAGTGGCCGGAAGACACTCAACTGTACTTCGGCAATACCGACGCCAGCGGCCAGAACGGCGATGAATGCCACATGGCGTTTCACTTCCCGTTGATGCCGCGCATGTACATGGCGCTGGCCCAGGAAGATCGTTTCCCGATTACCGACATTCTGCGCCAGACCCCGGAAATCCCCGCCAACTGCCAGTGGGCGATTTTCCTGCGCAACCACGATGAACTGACCCTGGAAATGGTCACCGACAGGGAGCGCGATTACCTGTGGAATTACTACGCGGCCGACCGTCGGGCGCGGATCAACCTGGGGATTCGTCGGCGTCTGGCGCCGTTGATGGAACGTGATCGTCGCCGCGTGGAACTACTCAACAGCCTGTTGCTGTCGATGCCCGGTACACCGACCCTGTATTACGGCGATGAAATCGGCATGGGTGACAACATCTACCTCGGCGACCGCGACGGTGTGCGTACACCGATGCAATGGTCGATCGACCGTAACGGCGGCTTTTCCCGCGCCGACCCGGCCAGCCTGGTGTTGCCGCCGATCATGGACCCGCAATACGGCTACCTGTCGGTCAACGTCGAAACCCAGGCTGGCGACCCTCATTCATTGTTGAACTGGACCCGGCGCATGCTCGCGATACGCAAGCAGTCCAAGGCCTTCGGTCGCGGCACGCTGAAGATGCTCTCACCGAGCAATCGACGGATTCTGGCCTATACCCGCGAGTTCACCGGCGCGGACGGCAAGCACGAGATCATTCTGTGCGTGGCTAACGTGTCCCGTAGCGCGCAAGCGGCGGAGCTGGATTTGTCGGCGTATGTCGGCATGGTTCCGGTGGAGATGCTCGGCGGCAATGCTTTCCCGCCCATCGGTCAGTTGAATTTCCTGCTGACGCTGGCGCCTTACGGCTTCTATTGGTTCGGCCTGGCGGCGGAAAATCAGATGCCAAGCTGGCACGTGGAGCCGGCGCAAAGCCTGCCGGACTTCACCACGCTGGTGCTGAAGCAGCGCATGGAAGAGCTGCTCGAAGCGCCGTCTCGGCAGTCACTGGAGCAGGGCATTTTGCCGAGCTGGTTGCAGAATCGCCGCTGGTTCGCCGGCAAGGACGGCACCATCGACAGCGTCAACCTCGCTTACGGCGTGCGCTTCGGCGACCCGCAGCATCCGGTGCTGGTGAGTGAAATCGACGTCACCAGCGCCGGCCAGACCAGCCGCTATCAATTGCCGTTTGGCTTTATTTCCGAGGAACAGGTTGGCGCCGCGTTGCCACAGCAATTGGCGCTGGCCAGGGTCCGGCGCGGTCGTCAGGTCGGCCTGATTACCGACGCCTTCAGCCTCGACAGTTTTGTTCATGCGGTATTGCAGGGGCTGCAGGCCAGCACGGTGCTGCCGTCGGACGGTGGCGAGATCCGTTTCGAGCCAACTGACGAACTGGTCAAGCTGGGGTTGAGCGCCGAGTCGGAGGTGCGTTACCTGTCTGCCGAACAATCCAACAGTTCGGTGGTAATCGGCGCCAGTCTGGTGTTGAAGTTGATCCGCAAGGTCGCGTCAGGGGTGCACCCGGAACTGGAAATGAGCGCGTATCTGACCCATGCCGGTTTCAAAAATATTTCGCCACTGTTGGGGGCGGTGATTCGTCGCGATGCGGCGGGCGAGGACACGCTGTTGATGATCGCCCAAGGTTACTTGAGTAATCAGGGCGACGCGTGGGAATGGACCCAGAACAACCTCGAACGGGCGCTTCGCGACGAACTCGCCGATGCCGTATCCGAACAGGAGCAGCATTACAACGCCCTCGGTGAGCTGAAGGATTTTGCCGGCATGCTCGGTCAGCGCCTGGGGGAAATGCATCAGGTGTTGGCGACCCCAAGCGCTAACCCGGACTTCGCTCCACACATCACCAGCCAGAAAGATGCCCTGGCCTCGGCCAAGGATGTGGCGGCGCAACTGGAGCACGCGCTGAAGCTGCTCAAGCAGCATCAAACCGAACTGAGCGCGGCGGACCAGGCATTGGTCAGCCGATTGCTGGACAACAAAAAACCCATCCTCAGCCATATCCAGGAACTGGGCAAAAAGGCGGTGGGCGGCTTGCGCATTCGCGTCCACGGTGACTTGCACCTGGGGCAAGTGCTGGTGATCAAGGGCGATGCCTATCTGATCGATTTTGAGGGTGAGCCGGCGAGACCACTGCATGAGCGCCGGGGCAAACACAGCCCTTATAAAGACGTCAGCGGCGTGTTGCGCTCCTTCGATTACGCCGCGGCGATGGCGATCAACGTGCATAACGTCGACAACACCGCCGACGCCCAGGCGGCGCGTCAACGAGTCGCCGATCGTTATTTGAAAGAGGCGCGACAATCATTTGTCGACGCTTATCGGCTGGCGGCAGCTAGTCTTGCTCATGCATGGCAAGATCCCGAAGGCGAGGACGCTGCGCTGGCGTTGTTCGGGCTGGAGAAGGCGGCTTATGAAGTGGCCTATGAGGCTGAAAATCGCCCCACCTGGCTGCCCGTGCCGTTGCACGGTTTATATGGATTATTGAGTGGGCTTAAACCCTTTTCCGATCTTGGTGGAGAGTAG
- a CDS encoding DUF3203 family protein, which yields MTVRIENQTCFFITEDSEEIRLCPDITIITDEEKSMSAVDLDGQRFYITEAEADTLTVAGAVDGRRHLKATNSDSVI from the coding sequence ATGACCGTGCGCATCGAAAACCAGACCTGCTTCTTCATCACCGAGGACAGCGAAGAAATTCGCCTTTGCCCCGATATCACCATCATCACCGACGAGGAAAAATCCATGTCGGCAGTCGACCTCGACGGCCAGCGCTTCTACATCACCGAAGCAGAAGCCGATACATTGACCGTAGCAGGTGCCGTGGACGGTCGCCGGCATTTGAAGGCCACGAACAGTGATTCGGTGATTTGA